A genome region from Physeter macrocephalus isolate SW-GA chromosome 4, ASM283717v5, whole genome shotgun sequence includes the following:
- the PLK3 gene encoding serine/threonine-protein kinase PLK3, which yields MEPAAGFLSPRPFPRAAAPPAPPAGPGPPGSPMPGPEPEVLSGPLAPDLGRLITDPRSGRTYFKGRLLGKGGFARCYEATDTETGNAYAVKVISQSRITKPHQREKILNEIELHRGLQHRHIVRFSHHFEDADNIYIFLELCSRKSLAHIWKARHTLLEPEVRYYLRQILSGLKYLHQRGILHRDLKLGNFFITENMELKMGDFGLATRLEPPEHRKKTICGTPNYVAPEVLQRQGHGPEADVWSLGCVMYTLLCGSPPFETVDLKETYRCIKQVHYTLPASLSLPARQLLATILRASPQDRPSIDQILRHNFFTKGYTPYRLPVSSCVTVPDLTPLNPARILFVKVTKSLFGRKKSKNKNHPEERDEVSCLVNSLTRMSIGHQDARPEAPAASGPAPINLVETAPEDSSPRGTLASSGDGFEEGLTVATVVESALCALRNCLAFMSPAEQNPAPLAQPEPLVWVSKWVDYSNKFGFGYQLSSCRVAVLFNNGTHMALSANRKTVHYDPTSTKHFSFSVGAVPRALQPQLGVLRYFASYMEQRLMKGGDLPSVEEVEVPVPPLLLQWVKTDQALLMLFSDGTIQVNFYGDHTKLILSGWEPLLVTFVARNRSACTYLASHLQQLGCSPDLRQRLHYALRLLRDRCPV from the exons ATGGAGCCCGCGGCCGGCTTCCTGTCCCCGCGCCCCTTCCCGCGTGCTGCCGCCCCGCCAGCGCCCCCCGCCGGGCCCGGACCTCCTGGGAGTCCCATGCCGGGACCTGAGCCGGAGGTGCTGTCCGGGCCGCTGGCGCCGGACCTTGGGCGCCTCATCACTGACCCGCGCAGCGGCCGCACCTACTTCAAAGGCCGCCTTTTGGGCAAG GGGGGCTTCGCCCGCTGCTACGAGGCCACTGACACAGAGACCGGCAATGCCTACGCGGTCAAAGTCATCTCGCAGAGCCGCATCACCAAGCCGCATCAGCGCGAGAAG ATCCTAAACGAGATTGAGCTGCACCGCGGCCTGCAGCACCGCCACATTGTGCGTTTCTCGCACCACTTTGAGGATGCTGACAACATATACATTTTCCTGGAGCTCTGCAGCCGAAAG TCCCTGGCCCACATCTGGAAGGCCCGGCACACCCTGTTGGAGCCAGAGGTGCGCTACTACCTTCGGCAGATCCTTTCCGGACTCAAGTACTTGCACCAGCGAGGCATCTTGCACCGGGACCTCAAGCTGG GAAATTTTTTTATCACTGAGAACATGGAACTGAAGATGGGGGATTTTGGGCTGGCAACCCGGTTGGAGCCCCCGGAGCATAGGAAGAA GACCATTTGTGGCACCCCTAACTATGTGGCCCCAGAAGTGCTGCAGAGACAGGGCCACGGCCCTGAGGCAGATGTGTGGTCCCTGGGCTGTGTCAT gtacacactgctatgtgGGAGCCCCCCCTTTGAGACAGTTGACCTGAAGGAGACATACCGCTGCATCAAACAGGTTCACTACACGCTGCCTGCCAGCCTCTCACTGCCTGCCCGGCAGCTCCTGGCCACCATCCTTCGAGCCTCACCCCAAGACCGCCCCTCAATTGACCAGATCCTGCGCCACAACTTCTTTACCAAG GGCTACACCCCCTACCGGCTCCCTGTCAGCAGCTGTGTGACAGTCCCAGACCTGACACCCCTTAACCCAGCTAGGATTCTGTTTGTCAAAGTTACCAAGAGCCTATTTGGGAGGAAGAAGAGTAAGA ATAAGAACCATCCCGAGGAGCGGGACGAAGTCTCCTGTTTGGTGAACAGCCTCACTCGGATGTCCATTGGCCATCAGGATGCCAGGCCCGAG GCTCCGGCAGCTTCAGGTCCAGCCCCCATCAACCTGGTAGAGACAGCACCTGAAGACAGTTCACCCCGTGGGACACTGGCGAGCAGTGGAGATG GGTTTGAAGAAGGTCTGACTGTGGCCACAGTGGTGGAGTCAGCCCTCTGTGCTCTGAGAAACTGCCTGGCCTTCATGTCCCCAG CTGAACAGAACCCTGCTCCCCTGGCCCAGCCAGAGCCTCTGGTGTGGGTCAGCAAGTGGGTTGACTATTCCAACAAGTTTGGCTTTGGGTATCAACTGTCCAGCTGCCGTGTGGCTGTGCTCTTCAACAATGGCACACACATGGCCCTGTCAGCCAACAGAAA gACTGTGCACTACGACCCCACCAGCACCAAGCACTTCTCCTTCTCTGTGGGTGCTGTGCCTCGGGCCCTGCAGCCTCAGCTGGGTGTCCTGAGGTATTTCGCCTCCTACATGGAGCAGCGCCTCATGAAG GGTGGAGATCTGCCCAGTGTGGAAGAGGTGGAGGTGCCTGTTCCCCCACTCCTGCTGCAGTGGGTCAAGACTGATCAGGCCCTACTCATGCTCTTTAGTGATGGCACCATCCAG GTGAACTTCTACGGAGACCACACCAAGCTGATCCTCAGTGGCTGGGAGCCCCTCCTTGTGACTTTTGTGGCCCGCAATCGCAGTGCTTGTACTTACCTCGCTTCCCACCTTCAGCAGCTGGGCTGCTCCCCAGACCTGAGGCAGCGGCTCCACTATGCTCTGCGCCTGCTCCGGGACCGCTGCCCAGTCTAG
- the DYNLT4 gene encoding dynein light chain Tctex-type 4 has product MAGRPVPSGHQEEETAKDHGLKQSPARPPGRLPSIDETQPDGPGPASRRGSVLGPASSFSRRNSLAGPGAGLGGWRPSLGPLPTLVSRVSFSGLTLAAARWAAPSYRTESAPRERWEAARAQRILEAALEEELSDACYSSAEAGRLAPEMCELVRMRMRELSPLRYKLVCSVVLGLRAGQGVRVVSRALWDAARDGLATAAVTNASLFALATVHRLYCE; this is encoded by the coding sequence ATGGCTGGCAGGCCTGTGCCCTCCGGACACCAGGAGGAGGAGACTGCCAAAGACCATGGGCTGAAACAATCACCAGCGCGGCCTCCAGGCCGTCTGCCCAGCATCGATGAGACCCAACCAGACGGCCCGGGCCCGGCCTCCCGCCGTGGCTCCGTGCTAGGTCCGGCCTCGTCCTTTTCGCGCCGCAACTCGCTGGCCGGGCCAGGCGCAGGTCTTGGGGGTTGGCGCCCATCCCTGGGCCCCTTGCCCACTCTGGTCTCGCGGGTCAGCTTCTCTGGCTTAACCCTGGCGGCCGCCCGCTGGGCAGCGCCCTCGTACCGCACGGAGTCGGCGCCACGGGAGCGCTGGGAGGCCGCGCGCGCACAGCGGATCCTGGAAGCGGCGTTGGAGGAAGAATTGAGCGACGCGTGCTACTCCAGCGCCGAGGCCGGGCGGCTGGCGCCGGAAATGTGTGAGCTGGTGCGCATGCGTATGCGCGAGCTCAGCCCGCTGCGCTACAAGCTGGTGTGCAGCGTGGTGCTGGGGCTGCGCGCCGGCCAGGGCGTGCGCGTGGTCAGCCGCGCGCTCTGGGACGCGGCGCGCGACGGGCTGGCCACCGCTGCGGTCACCAACGCCTCCCTCTTCGCCTTGGCCACGGTCCACAGGCTCTACTGCGAGTGA
- the BTBD19 gene encoding BTB/POZ domain-containing protein 19 isoform X4: METPGLTVHGEAAPFSTALRSLINNPLYSDVCFVVGQERQEVFAHRCLLACRCNFFQRLLGSEPGPGVPSPVVLSTVPAEAFLAVLEFLYTNSAKLHRHSVSISFPPPLMGSVPILPHTPASLESNVHRYRQKYGYLSQLCLQFVMKVLDVELVCEALQIAVSFGLGPLQQRCVAFIEAHSQETLRTRGFLELSAPALLLLLRSDKLCVDEAELVLAARSWARVGAAVLERPVAEVAAPVVRELRLALLAPAELSALEEQNRREPLIPVEQIVEAWKCHALRRGDAARGAPCRRRRGTLLREHHRFLDLPFK; this comes from the exons atggAGACCCCAGGGCTGACTGTGCACGGGGAAGCTGCGCCCTTTTCCACAGCACTCCGAAGCCTCATCAACAACCCCCTATACAG TGATGTTTGCTTTGTGGTCGGTCAAGAACGGCAGGAGGTGTTTGCCCACCGGTGCTTGTTGGCATGTAGATGCAACTTCTTCCAGCGACTTCTGGGCTCAGAGCCGGGCCCCGGGGTGCCTAGCCCTGTGGTGCTGAGCACCGTGCCGGCTGAGGCCTTCCTGGCAGTGCTGGAGTTTCTGTACACCAACAGTGCCAAGCTGCACCGCCACTCCGTGAG CATCTCGTTTCCCCCACCTCTTATGGGCTCAGTTCCTATCCTGCCTCACACACCGGCTAGCCTGGAGAGCAACGTGCACCGGTACAGACAGAAGTATGGGTATCT TTCCCAGCTGTGCCTGCAATTTGTGATGAAGGTGCTGGATGTGGAGCTGGTTTGTGAGGCCCTGCAG ATTGCCGTATCCTTTGGCCTGGGACCGCTGCAGCAGCGCTGTGTAGCTTTCATAGAGGCCCACAGCCAG GAGACTCTCCGGACCCGTGGTTTCCTGGAGCTGTCGGCACCCGCGTTGCTGCTCCTGCTGCGCAGCGACAAGCTCTGCGTGGATGAGGCCGAGCTGGTCCTGGCAGCCCGGAGCTGGGCGCGCGTGGGCGCG GCGGTGCTGGAGCGGCCTGTGGCCGAGGTGGCGGCCCCGGTGGTGCGGGAGCTGAGACTGGCCTTGCTGGCTCCGGCAGAGCTGAGCGCCCTGGAAGAGCAGAACCGGCGGGAGCCGCTCATCCCG GTGGAACAGATCGTGGAGGCGTGGAAATGCCATGCTCTGCGGAGAGGGGATGCGGCCCGGGGCGCCCCGTGCCGCCGCCGGAGGGGTACCCTGCTCCGGGAGCATCATCGCTTTCTGGACCTGCCCTTTAAGTGA
- the BTBD19 gene encoding BTB/POZ domain-containing protein 19 isoform X3: protein METPGLTVHGEAAPFSTALRSLINNPLYSDVCFVVGQERQEVFAHRCLLACRCNFFQRLLGSEPGPGVPSPVVLSTVPAEAFLAVLEFLYTNSAKLHRHSVLEVLTAAVEYGLEELRELCLQFVMKVLDVELVCEALQVGVAGQACRWSPRGGPGYMAPPVSTRPPSFCSQIAVSFGLGPLQQRCVAFIEAHSQETLRTRGFLELSAPALLLLLRSDKLCVDEAELVLAARSWARVGAAVLERPVAEVAAPVVRELRLALLAPAELSALEEQNRREPLIPVEQIVEAWKCHALRRGDAARGAPCRRRRGTLLREHHRFLDLPFK, encoded by the exons atggAGACCCCAGGGCTGACTGTGCACGGGGAAGCTGCGCCCTTTTCCACAGCACTCCGAAGCCTCATCAACAACCCCCTATACAG TGATGTTTGCTTTGTGGTCGGTCAAGAACGGCAGGAGGTGTTTGCCCACCGGTGCTTGTTGGCATGTAGATGCAACTTCTTCCAGCGACTTCTGGGCTCAGAGCCGGGCCCCGGGGTGCCTAGCCCTGTGGTGCTGAGCACCGTGCCGGCTGAGGCCTTCCTGGCAGTGCTGGAGTTTCTGTACACCAACAGTGCCAAGCTGCACCGCCACTCC GTGCTGGAGGTGCTGACAGCGGCTGTGGAGTATGGGCTGGAGGAACTGCGAGAG CTGTGCCTGCAATTTGTGATGAAGGTGCTGGATGTGGAGCTGGTTTGTGAGGCCCTGCAGGTGGGTGTTGCTGGACAGGCTTGCAGGTGGTCCCCCCGTGGAGGACCGGGCTACATGGCCCCTCCAGTCTCAACCCGACCTCCCTCATTCTGCTCTCAGATTGCCGTATCCTTTGGCCTGGGACCGCTGCAGCAGCGCTGTGTAGCTTTCATAGAGGCCCACAGCCAG GAGACTCTCCGGACCCGTGGTTTCCTGGAGCTGTCGGCACCCGCGTTGCTGCTCCTGCTGCGCAGCGACAAGCTCTGCGTGGATGAGGCCGAGCTGGTCCTGGCAGCCCGGAGCTGGGCGCGCGTGGGCGCG GCGGTGCTGGAGCGGCCTGTGGCCGAGGTGGCGGCCCCGGTGGTGCGGGAGCTGAGACTGGCCTTGCTGGCTCCGGCAGAGCTGAGCGCCCTGGAAGAGCAGAACCGGCGGGAGCCGCTCATCCCG GTGGAACAGATCGTGGAGGCGTGGAAATGCCATGCTCTGCGGAGAGGGGATGCGGCCCGGGGCGCCCCGTGCCGCCGCCGGAGGGGTACCCTGCTCCGGGAGCATCATCGCTTTCTGGACCTGCCCTTTAAGTGA
- the BTBD19 gene encoding BTB/POZ domain-containing protein 19 isoform X1 produces the protein METPGLTVHGEAAPFSTALRSLINNPLYSDVCFVVGQERQEVFAHRCLLACRCNFFQRLLGSEPGPGVPSPVVLSTVPAEAFLAVLEFLYTNSAKLHRHSVLEVLTAAVEYGLEELRELCLQFVMKVLDVELVCEALQIAVSFGLGPLQQRCVAFIEAHSQETLRTRGFLELSAPALLLLLRSDKLCVDEAELVLAARSWARVGAAVLERPVAEVAAPVVRELRLALLAPAELSALEEQNRREPLIPVEQIVEAWKCHALRRGDAARGAPCRRRRGTLLREHHRFLDLPFK, from the exons atggAGACCCCAGGGCTGACTGTGCACGGGGAAGCTGCGCCCTTTTCCACAGCACTCCGAAGCCTCATCAACAACCCCCTATACAG TGATGTTTGCTTTGTGGTCGGTCAAGAACGGCAGGAGGTGTTTGCCCACCGGTGCTTGTTGGCATGTAGATGCAACTTCTTCCAGCGACTTCTGGGCTCAGAGCCGGGCCCCGGGGTGCCTAGCCCTGTGGTGCTGAGCACCGTGCCGGCTGAGGCCTTCCTGGCAGTGCTGGAGTTTCTGTACACCAACAGTGCCAAGCTGCACCGCCACTCC GTGCTGGAGGTGCTGACAGCGGCTGTGGAGTATGGGCTGGAGGAACTGCGAGAG CTGTGCCTGCAATTTGTGATGAAGGTGCTGGATGTGGAGCTGGTTTGTGAGGCCCTGCAG ATTGCCGTATCCTTTGGCCTGGGACCGCTGCAGCAGCGCTGTGTAGCTTTCATAGAGGCCCACAGCCAG GAGACTCTCCGGACCCGTGGTTTCCTGGAGCTGTCGGCACCCGCGTTGCTGCTCCTGCTGCGCAGCGACAAGCTCTGCGTGGATGAGGCCGAGCTGGTCCTGGCAGCCCGGAGCTGGGCGCGCGTGGGCGCG GCGGTGCTGGAGCGGCCTGTGGCCGAGGTGGCGGCCCCGGTGGTGCGGGAGCTGAGACTGGCCTTGCTGGCTCCGGCAGAGCTGAGCGCCCTGGAAGAGCAGAACCGGCGGGAGCCGCTCATCCCG GTGGAACAGATCGTGGAGGCGTGGAAATGCCATGCTCTGCGGAGAGGGGATGCGGCCCGGGGCGCCCCGTGCCGCCGCCGGAGGGGTACCCTGCTCCGGGAGCATCATCGCTTTCTGGACCTGCCCTTTAAGTGA
- the BTBD19 gene encoding BTB/POZ domain-containing protein 19 isoform X2 produces METPGLTVHGEAAPFSTALRSLINNPLYSDVCFVVGQERQEVFAHRCLLACRCNFFQRLLGSEPGPGVPSPVVLSTVPAEAFLAVLEFLYTNSAKLHRHSVLEVLTAAVEYGLEELRELCLQFVMKVLDVELVCEALQVGVAGQACRWSPRGGPGYMAPPVSTRPPSFCSQIAVSFGLGPLQQRCVAFIEAHSQETLRTRGFLELSAPALLLLLRSDKLCVDEAELVLAARSWARVGAAVLERPVAEVAAPVVRELRLALLAPAELSALEEQNRREPLIPLLVSPKT; encoded by the exons atggAGACCCCAGGGCTGACTGTGCACGGGGAAGCTGCGCCCTTTTCCACAGCACTCCGAAGCCTCATCAACAACCCCCTATACAG TGATGTTTGCTTTGTGGTCGGTCAAGAACGGCAGGAGGTGTTTGCCCACCGGTGCTTGTTGGCATGTAGATGCAACTTCTTCCAGCGACTTCTGGGCTCAGAGCCGGGCCCCGGGGTGCCTAGCCCTGTGGTGCTGAGCACCGTGCCGGCTGAGGCCTTCCTGGCAGTGCTGGAGTTTCTGTACACCAACAGTGCCAAGCTGCACCGCCACTCC GTGCTGGAGGTGCTGACAGCGGCTGTGGAGTATGGGCTGGAGGAACTGCGAGAG CTGTGCCTGCAATTTGTGATGAAGGTGCTGGATGTGGAGCTGGTTTGTGAGGCCCTGCAGGTGGGTGTTGCTGGACAGGCTTGCAGGTGGTCCCCCCGTGGAGGACCGGGCTACATGGCCCCTCCAGTCTCAACCCGACCTCCCTCATTCTGCTCTCAGATTGCCGTATCCTTTGGCCTGGGACCGCTGCAGCAGCGCTGTGTAGCTTTCATAGAGGCCCACAGCCAG GAGACTCTCCGGACCCGTGGTTTCCTGGAGCTGTCGGCACCCGCGTTGCTGCTCCTGCTGCGCAGCGACAAGCTCTGCGTGGATGAGGCCGAGCTGGTCCTGGCAGCCCGGAGCTGGGCGCGCGTGGGCGCG GCGGTGCTGGAGCGGCCTGTGGCCGAGGTGGCGGCCCCGGTGGTGCGGGAGCTGAGACTGGCCTTGCTGGCTCCGGCAGAGCTGAGCGCCCTGGAAGAGCAGAACCGGCGGGAGCCGCTCATCCCG